TATTTGGACGCTATTTTTATTTTTCACCATTTCTATGAGCGCTTGATGAACTTTTTCAAAATCATCAGGGTGGATAAACTCAAAAGTAGTTTTTCCTTCAATCTCCGATAATTTGATTTTCAAACTATTTTCATGAGAGGGTGATGCATAAAGGATGTTCCCTTCTGTGTTCAAAACTGTTACAAAATCTGACATATTATCAGCTATAATCCGGTAAATTGCTTCGCTATCTTTTAACGCCTTTTCTATTTCTTTTTGTTCCGTTATATCATGAATATTGACCAATATTACGCATTGATTATTAAAATGAATTTGTGATGCTTTCACTTCAACTGTAACAATTTTTCCATCTTTTCGTCGGTATTGTTTTTCACCGAAAAAGATTTGACTATCAGTCATGACTTTTTCTATGTTCTCAGCTACAATTGCTTCATCGTGTTCGATAATGTCAAAAAGATTTAACCTTAGCAATTCATGTTCTTCATATCCTAGTATTTGACAGAATCGTTCATTCGTCTCGACGATCCTTTTATCATCGGGGTTAAAAGCATAAATCCCCTCTGATGATTGCTTAATCATCGAGCGGTACCGCTCTTCACTTTCATGCAACTTGCTCTTTAATTGATTCACCCGTTTAAGCTCATCACGGAGCTGAATCCGAATACCTTCTGTAAAACTTGTTTCATAAATTTTTAAGATGGCATACGTCAAAAAAAATATAAGAAAATAATATAAATCGGTCGGTTTCCATTGATAATAATACAGTTTTCCATTTGTCTGCTGAAAATATGAAAAAACAACCGCGCTTCCAATTGTAGTTATTAGGATGTTAAGCCAATTTCGATAGGATACACTAAAGATAGGTGGCAAAATTAATAAAAATAAATTAACATAATGTGGTTCGTTTATATTAATGATAAATAAAACGGCTATAAACAGGAGTATGATACTGTACATCGTCCATTTTGGTTTTATCTGTTTCTTCACCATATATGTAATGACTAGAATGGGTAGAAAAGCAGTTATAAATATTGCAAATGCCGCATCATAATTTTTAAGAAGAAGATTTAGCGGAATGTCTAGACATAAAAAGAGCCAAAGCCCTTTAACAGTTAATTGGTTCCGATACTTGATTAAATTATCATCATCCACGAAAACTACCATCCTTTTCCTAGGTTTATTTTGCTAATAAACCTCTCCTTAAAATACTATATCGGAAAAATAGTCTTGTAAATAGAAAAAGTCCCGGATATGTTTTTACACCATCCGGGCTTCCTAAATTTTTTACTATTTAACTTCTGTTTTGGCTTAGTTTTTTCATCGCATCCGCTACGAATTCTACCTCTGTTCCGACAATAATTTGCAGGTTTGTTTTATTTAATTTAATTACACCCTTAGCACCGTGGTTCTTTAATGCACCATCGTTGACTTTGGCCATATCAATTATCGTCAAGCGGAGACGAGTTGCACAATTATCAATTGAATTAATATTTTCAATTCCGCCAATGTCATCAATAAATCGAGATGCCATCAGCTTGTTTCTATCGTTATCATCTGAGCCTCCAGAAGAAATTTCTACTAACTCTTCTTCATCCTCACGACCCAGGTGTTTTAATATTGAAGGTTTTAATTAAGACATAGAAAAGTCCAAAATAAACAGCAGCGTACACTAATCCGACGAATAATAATAACAGTGGTTTTTCAGCAATATTAAAATTCAACAAATAATCAATTGCACCTGCTGAAAACGTGAAACCATCGCGAATTCCTAGTAAAGAAGTAATCCACATCGATACGCCGGTTAAAACAGCATGTACTCCATATAATAATGGGGCAACGAACATGAATGAAAATTCAATTGGTTCGGTTATACCAGTTAAAAATGATGTTAACGCAAGACCAATAAACATCCCTGAAACGGCTTTTCTTCTTTCTGGTTTCGCCGCAGCAATAATCGCAAAAGCTGCCGCTGGAAGACCGAACATCATGACTGGAAAGAAGCCTGTCATATAAGCTCCAGCTGTTGGATCTCCTGCAAAGAAGCGAGCAATATCTCCGGCCTTATCACCAAATTCTCCAAATTGGAACCAGAATAAGCTATTTAACACATGATGTAAGCCAAGCGGAATGAGCAAACGGTTTAATACACCGAATACACCAGAGCCAATAGCTCCTAAACCAATAATCCAATTTCCTACCCCGTTTATACCGTCTTGGATTGGCGGCCAAACAAAGCCAGCGATTGCAGCTAACAAAACCATGGTGACCGAAGTTACAATTGGGACGAAGCGTCTTCCACTAAAGAAGCCCAACCACTCTGGGAGTTTTTTATCATGATAGCGATTGTAAAGTAATCCTGCGATAATACCTGCAATGATTCCACCTAAAACACCCATATTTATGTCATCGTTTAACGCTTTCGTTCCTTCTGTTAATACTAAGTAGCCAATTGCACCCGATAATGCAGCTGCGCCATTGTTATCTTTTGCAAACCCCATCGCAACCCCAATCGCAAAAATCAAGGCAAGATTTGCAAAAACAGCATTACCAGCACTTGCAATAAACGGTATATCCAATAAATCAGGCTGTCCAAAACGAAGTAATAACCCCGCTGCAGGCAACACTGCGATTGGAAGCATTAAGGCTTTTCCGATTCTTTGTAAAAAGCTTAACATATTCATTCTCTCCTTTTCGATGATCAAATCTAGTTGAAAGCGCTTTTCATAGTCCAACTATAGCATCACATAATATAGATGTCTATACCAATTTTATTTTTTTTGGCTGTGTTAAATTTGTCTGTTGATTTCCGTTCCAGGTGCTCCCTTTCCGCGGGGAGTCCGGGAGCCTCCTCGGCGTTTTACGCCTGTGGGGTCTCCCAAGACACCTTCTCCCGCAGGAGTCTCGCACCCTCCACTCCAATCAACAGAGTGCTTAAAAATCAACACCGTTCCTTAACACAGCCTTTTTATAAAGAAAAGTTCTTCTCAAAAATTAATGTCGTTATAACAACGGTTTACAACTATATTATAATATTGAAATTTTTTAAAGCGTAAAATTGGTATAGACAACTAGAAGTTGGTGATGCTAATATTGTTGTATAACCTGAAAGGAAGTAATCCAAATGATTCCAAAAGATAATTTTATTTTACTTAAGGGTATCCGTGTTTATTCAGAAGGAAAAATAATCGAAGATGGTTATATCAAAATAAAGAATAAAAAAATACTTGAGCTCGGTTCTGTTGAATCACTGATTCCAGAAAATACGATGGACTTCCTTATCATCGATTTCCCTTCAGTTTATCAAGCAATTCCCGGCCTAATTGATGTTCATATCCATGGGGTTAACGGAGCAGATACGATGGATGGTACAAGCGAAGCACTCGATACAATGGTTACCTCCCTTCCAATGGAGGGAACAACAAGCTTTTTAGCTACAACCATGACACAGTCTTCTGAAAAAATAGAGCAGGCCTTAAAAACAGTTGGGAACTATATAGGAAAGCAGCCTGCACAGGGCTGTGCTGAAATACTTGGGATCCACCTTGAAGGACCATTTGTAAACACTGCAATGGCTGGCGCTCAACCATTAGAGCATATTATCGATCCTGACCTTTCCCTTTTTAAGGAGTGGGAAAAGCAGGCTAATCATCAAATAAAGCTAGTAACATTAGCTCCCGAACTGCCAAACTGTCTTGAATTAATAGCTTATTTAAAGAAAAGAGAAATTATCGCGTCGATCGGTCATACTAATGCATCATATGAAGAAGTTCAAAATGCTATTCATGTCGGTGCGTCTCATGTAACTCACCTCTTTAATCAAATGCGTGGGCTACATCACCGGGAACCTGGTACAGCTGGTGCTGCATTGCTTCTCGATGAGTTAAAATGCGAGCTCATTGTCGACGGAGTTCATCTACGTCCTGAAATGGTCAAACTAGCTTATAAACAAAAAGGCAGTAAAGGATTAGTGTTAATTACAGATGCCATGCGCGCAAAATGTCTTAAAAATGGACAATATGATTTAGGGGGTCAGACGGTCCATGTTAAGGATGGGAAAGCAACACTTGAAAATGGAACTCTTGCCGGCAGTATCCTTAAATTAGGTCAGGCGGTAAAAAATATAGTGTACTTTACAGGCTGTTCTTTACAAGAAGCGATCGAAATGGCTTCAACGAATCCTGCCAAAGAACTAAAAGTATTTGATCGTAAAGGAAGTATTGCCGTTGGGAAGGATGCTGATATTGTCATTTTGGATGAACACCTTGAGGTGGTCATGACATTTTGTAGAGGCGTACTTTCATACAAAAAGGAGGAATTTTAATATGAAAATCATACAAGTTAAAGACTATAAACAAATGAGTCAAAAGGCCGCTGAATATATTATAGAAAAAGTTTGCGCTAACCCACGGATCAAACTTGGACTAGCAACTGGTGGAACACCGATTGGCACTTATCAGAATTTAATTATCGATCATAAAAAGAATGGTACATCCTATCACCAGGTCACAACCTTTAATCTTGATGAGTATATAGGGATTGCAGCAGAAAACAAAAATAGTTACCGCTATTTCATGAACACGCAACTGTTCAATCATATCAATATTAAACAAGTCAATACCCACATTCCAAGGGGCGATATAAAGAATGTCCATGAGGAATGCAACACCTTTGAAGATTTAATTGCGGAGCTAGGAGGAATTGACCTCCAAATTTTAGGAATAGGCAGCAATGGTCATATCGGCTTTAATGAACCAAGCACCCCGTTTTCATCAAAAACGCATATTGTCAACTTAACTGAATCTACCATTCAAGCTAATGCAAGATATTTTAAAAAGCTTGAAGATGTTCCTAAGAAAGCAATCACAATGGGGATTTCTACCATTATGAAGAGCAAGGAAATCCTCCTGCTAGTATCCGGAGAAAATAAAAGAGATGCTATAACTCAGCTATTAACCCAGGGCATTAATGAAAGTTTTCCTGCTTCTGTCTTGAAAAACCATCCATATGTTACAATGATTGCAGATGAAGCGGCAGTTGCTGGTTTAAAGGTTCATTGTTATTAAGTCTCCAAATTAATTGAGACGCTTCCTAGACTATCTGCCTTAATCGAATCTTTTCTAGAAAGGTGAAGCAAGAGGAGAATGATAGATAAAAATTCCCCCATCCCACTTTATTATCAGCTTGAAGAACATATTAAAGACTTAATCGAAAAAGGTGAATTGCACCCTGGTGATGCTCTACCTGCTGAAAGAGAATATGCAGAAAAATATCAAATTAGTAGAATGACGGTTAGACAAGCCTTTACAAAGCTTGTAAATGAGGGTTATTTGCATCGTTTACAGGGAAAAGGAACCTTCGTATCTGAACGAAAAATAGAACAAACTCTACAAGGCTTAACAAGCTTCACTGAAGATATGAAAGCAAGGGGTTTGGAGCCAGGAAGTAAATTAGTTCATTTTGAAATTATTCCTGCCACAAGTGTGATTGCAAAACAACTTTCGATTCAAGAATATGGCCCTGTCTATGAAATGAAACGAATCCGCTTAGCTGATGGCGTTCCAATGGCACTAGAAACGAATTATATTTCAGCAAACCTGATTAAAGGACTGACAGAACAAATCGTAAATCAATCACTGTATGCCTACATTGAGAATCATTTGAATTTAAGAATTGATTATGCTACACAGGTAATTGAGTCCTCCATCGCAAGTGAACTTGAAGCAAATAACCTTCAGATCAAAAAAGGGGCGCCAGTGATGCTCATTCAGAGAAATACCTTTCTTTCTGACGGAACCCCAGTTGAGCTTGTAAAATCAATCTATCGAGCTGACCGTTACAAATTTATGATTCAGATGAAACGATAACTTTATATGGAGGTATTCCCTTGTTTGATGTATATTTTCATAAACTCCATGAATTATTACACACCATCGAAAAAAATGAAAAAGAAAACATCAAAACAGCAGCACTAGCTGTTGCAAAATGTATTGAACAAGATGGAATTGTCCATGTTTTTGGCTGTGGACATTCCCATTTACTTGGGGAAGAACTATTTTACCGGGCAGGAGGACTTGCGCCAATTAATCCTATACTAATAGATGATTTAATGCTGCATAAAGGTGCTGTTCGATCTTCACAGCTTGAAAAAACGAACAATCTCGCTTCACAATATATTGAAGAAGTACGGATTGAACACCGGGATGTCGTTATTGTCGCCTCTACCTCAGGGCGGAATCCCGTACCTATTGACGTAGCCGAATATGCACGTGCTAAAGGGGCTTTTGTCATAGGGATTACCTCCCTCGTTTATGCAAGTAGCGTTTCCTCCCGCCATAAAGATGAGAAATTCCTTGCTCAAGTGGTGAATGTAGTGATCGATAATCATATTAATGTTGGTGATGCCCTGATGACGGTTCCTAACATAGATGTTCCATTTGGATCGGGTTCCACAGTTGTTGGTATTGCCATAGTGAATGGAATCATGGTAGATGCGATTAACATGATGGTAAAAAACAACTTTCACCCTCCAGTATTTAAAAGTGGTAATGCTGATGGGGCTGAAGAACATAATCGACTATTAATTGACCGCTATAAAAGCAGAATTCCCCTGCTTGAGTCTTAGGTGTTTGTAAACCATATAAATAATTTTTGTAAAAAGCGCCTGATTTTCAAATATTGGCGCTTTTTTGATGGTTTTTTTTACATGTCTGTTGATTTCCGCTACAGGTGCTCCAATCAACAGATTCTCAAAAATCAACTACGTTTTTTTAGATAGCCTTTTTAATACATAATCTGCCCCAAAATATACTCACAAATCTTTTCTGAAACAAGCCGTACTGCAACATATGGCGGCTCGACACCTCTTGCTCCTTCAAACGGAAGCCCGAGCCAAATAACCTTATCATCAATCATCACAAATGGGAATGGAAAGCTCCCTTCTCGCTGGTCATTTGCTCGAAGCACACTCCAATCGTCACCTGAAATGACCGTTAACCTTACCTGTACCCGCCGATGAAATAGCTTCTCCTTCCACTCTTCAGAAAGAGATGTTCCCTCAGGCAATGAAATAACGACAGAAGCTCGTACCCGTTCAAGATCATGAAAGGCCAGGTGCGAGTTTTCGGGCATGGAGCCATCTCAACCTCTCGTGCTGATTCAAAATCCACGAACCTATACTTTTGGTTGTAATCCGTTGTTCGTTTCTCACTTGATGCTCAACAAGCTGACGGAGGGTCTTTCCTCGAAAAACATTCCGTGATATATAATCGTAATTACTTACATGTAGAAACTTTCCCTTTGTTCTCGTAATCGCAACGTTAATTAAACGTTCACTATCTTTCCCCGTTAACAACATACCTACACGATTCTGTGGAGGACTTTCTACTGTATCAAAAATCATCACGTCACGTTCACTTCCTTGAAATCGGTGGACGGTAGCTGCAATAATATCGGCTTCAATACATTCTGATTCATATAGTTCAGAAAGTAAAAGATCCATTAAAGTAGCCTGTGCCCTAAAAGGTGTGACATAGCCAATCGATTTTGCACCTCCAACATATGATTCATGGATTAATTGAAAAGATATTAACAACTGCCACAAATTAAACCTTGAATTTGTAGCTCGGTCGCTAACACAGTGTAGGCCTGTATAGCTCGTATCCACTAGCACTGCTGCTTGATCTGGAAATGGAGCTTGTTTAACGATCTTATTTCTACTTTTTTTTACACTTTCATGATCACCTACAAGGGAATGGTAAATATATTGATTTGTAAATGATGAAATATCAGGATGCATCCTCCGCTGTTCCTTTAATAAGAATAAATGTGGGTGAAGCATTTCTTCATTTAATGAGGCGACTACACCAGCTCTGTGGAATACATCCTCCTTCATCCATTTAGTTACTAGAGGGTCGCGGCTTGATGCAATCGGAGGTAACTGTTTGAAATCTCCACAAACAATTACCCTTTTCGCCAATGCTGCCGCAAATGCAATTTGGGGTACATATGCTTGACTTGCTTCATCAAGGATGACAAGGTCATATTCCTTTTCATATATCGCGGAATCACTTGCTGCTTTTGCCAAAGTCGTACCAATAATAAAAGCTTCTTTCAAAAACTGCACTTCTCGCTGGCGTACTTTTTCAAGGATTCTCGCAATCTTTGTTTCCAACTCCAGCAGTGCATTGGAATCTCGTAAACTAAATGATCGTGCTAAATCGTACTTCAGGCCTCGTCTTTCTTCAATTAACCTTTCTCTATCCAAAGCAAGCATCGGATCCTGTTTCTCAATTAGTTGGCTCGTGGTTATCTCATTATGATCAGTCAGCGCTTCGCCTGATTGCCCGCCATAACGAAGGACATCACCGAGGTGAAATCGATCTTTCTTTTTAATAAAAGAAGTAATTTCACTGAGTAGGACGTCAACCGCCTGATTGCTATGGGCTAAAATTAGGATGCGCTTTTTTTGAAAGTATTTATTTGCGACAACTCGAGCGAGTGTGTATGTTTTTCCTGTACCTGGAGGTCCCCACACGAAGGTTGCTGGATTATATTTTGAACGTAGCATTAGCTCATGAACATTGCTTTTGATTTTTTCAGTTGGATGTTTCGCTTCCATAGAAGGATTCATTAATTTCTTGACCATCTGGCGCTTTTTCTTATTTTTTTCAGTTCATCCAGCCTTTGGATGAGTTGTTCGAGGAGCTCCCATGGATCATGGAGCAAATATGCCTCTGTGATTAAATCACCAAGCGATTTATCTACAGCAAGGATGATGCCCTTTCCCTCAGCGGAGAGGATACGACCACTATTTTTCACTCCGCCCCACTCTAACTTGATTGTGGAACCAAGCGGGATTTGAACTGGAACATTTGTATCAAAATAATATTGAAACGTATCTTGACTTGATAACAGTCGACCATTTGTAACAATAATTCGATT
The DNA window shown above is from Bacillus sp. T3 and carries:
- the nagA gene encoding N-acetylglucosamine-6-phosphate deacetylase; this encodes MIPKDNFILLKGIRVYSEGKIIEDGYIKIKNKKILELGSVESLIPENTMDFLIIDFPSVYQAIPGLIDVHIHGVNGADTMDGTSEALDTMVTSLPMEGTTSFLATTMTQSSEKIEQALKTVGNYIGKQPAQGCAEILGIHLEGPFVNTAMAGAQPLEHIIDPDLSLFKEWEKQANHQIKLVTLAPELPNCLELIAYLKKREIIASIGHTNASYEEVQNAIHVGASHVTHLFNQMRGLHHREPGTAGAALLLDELKCELIVDGVHLRPEMVKLAYKQKGSKGLVLITDAMRAKCLKNGQYDLGGQTVHVKDGKATLENGTLAGSILKLGQAVKNIVYFTGCSLQEAIEMASTNPAKELKVFDRKGSIAVGKDADIVILDEHLEVVMTFCRGVLSYKKEEF
- the nagB gene encoding glucosamine-6-phosphate deaminase — its product is MKIIQVKDYKQMSQKAAEYIIEKVCANPRIKLGLATGGTPIGTYQNLIIDHKKNGTSYHQVTTFNLDEYIGIAAENKNSYRYFMNTQLFNHINIKQVNTHIPRGDIKNVHEECNTFEDLIAELGGIDLQILGIGSNGHIGFNEPSTPFSSKTHIVNLTESTIQANARYFKKLEDVPKKAITMGISTIMKSKEILLLVSGENKRDAITQLLTQGINESFPASVLKNHPYVTMIADEAAVAGLKVHCY
- a CDS encoding SIS domain-containing protein, whose product is MFDVYFHKLHELLHTIEKNEKENIKTAALAVAKCIEQDGIVHVFGCGHSHLLGEELFYRAGGLAPINPILIDDLMLHKGAVRSSQLEKTNNLASQYIEEVRIEHRDVVIVASTSGRNPVPIDVAEYARAKGAFVIGITSLVYASSVSSRHKDEKFLAQVVNVVIDNHINVGDALMTVPNIDVPFGSGSTVVGIAIVNGIMVDAINMMVKNNFHPPVFKSGNADGAEEHNRLLIDRYKSRIPLLES
- a CDS encoding DEAD/DEAH box helicase, translating into MVKKLMNPSMEAKHPTEKIKSNVHELMLRSKYNPATFVWGPPGTGKTYTLARVVANKYFQKKRILILAHSNQAVDVLLSEITSFIKKKDRFHLGDVLRYGGQSGEALTDHNEITTSQLIEKQDPMLALDRERLIEERRGLKYDLARSFSLRDSNALLELETKIARILEKVRQREVQFLKEAFIIGTTLAKAASDSAIYEKEYDLVILDEASQAYVPQIAFAAALAKRVIVCGDFKQLPPIASSRDPLVTKWMKEDVFHRAGVVASLNEEMLHPHLFLLKEQRRMHPDISSFTNQYIYHSLVGDHESVKKSRNKIVKQAPFPDQAAVLVDTSYTGLHCVSDRATNSRFNLWQLLISFQLIHESYVGGAKSIGYVTPFRAQATLMDLLLSELYESECIEADIIAATVHRFQGSERDVMIFDTVESPPQNRVGMLLTGKDSERLINVAITRTKGKFLHVSNYDYISRNVFRGKTLRQLVEHQVRNEQRITTKSIGSWILNQHERLRWLHARKLAPGLS
- a CDS encoding GntR family transcriptional regulator, whose translation is MIDKNSPIPLYYQLEEHIKDLIEKGELHPGDALPAEREYAEKYQISRMTVRQAFTKLVNEGYLHRLQGKGTFVSERKIEQTLQGLTSFTEDMKARGLEPGSKLVHFEIIPATSVIAKQLSIQEYGPVYEMKRIRLADGVPMALETNYISANLIKGLTEQIVNQSLYAYIENHLNLRIDYATQVIESSIASELEANNLQIKKGAPVMLIQRNTFLSDGTPVELVKSIYRADRYKFMIQMKR
- a CDS encoding diguanylate cyclase domain-containing protein — encoded protein: MDDDNLIKYRNQLTVKGLWLFLCLDIPLNLLLKNYDAAFAIFITAFLPILVITYMVKKQIKPKWTMYSIILLFIAVLFIININEPHYVNLFLLILPPIFSVSYRNWLNILITTIGSAVVFSYFQQTNGKLYYYQWKPTDLYYFLIFFLTYAILKIYETSFTEGIRIQLRDELKRVNQLKSKLHESEERYRSMIKQSSEGIYAFNPDDKRIVETNERFCQILGYEEHELLRLNLFDIIEHDEAIVAENIEKVMTDSQIFFGEKQYRRKDGKIVTVEVKASQIHFNNQCVILVNIHDITEQKEIEKALKDSEAIYRIIADNMSDFVTVLNTEGNILYASPSHENSLKIKLSEIEGKTTFEFIHPDDFEKVHQALIEMVKNKNSVQIEIRWKVRNEWIYLEVRGRPVEEANGEIHRVVVTSRNITERVKMEKEIRRTSARLEALISHMPYGILAEDKDNRLILLNHQFTDIFHSSTISENMLGMKPDEVQIQASNLFLDEKLYDKRSKEIIKNREKVLGEEWELKDGRIISRDSIPIIINDQFDGFLWQFKDTTEQRKLEQSLKEATVLDGLTKISNRRFFDETILTEWGRSSRISKPLTLIMLDIDCFKNYNDTYGHQHGDECLINVAQTIKETLRRPSDVVCRYGGEEFAVILPDTHVEGGMVVAEKIRNAIEALHIPHITSIVSDYVTSSLGVATVIPSFFSTPNEIIRMADNALYTSKKSGRNCVSLYHREEGSINKK